Proteins encoded together in one Felis catus isolate Fca126 chromosome B3, F.catus_Fca126_mat1.0, whole genome shotgun sequence window:
- the LOC101094933 gene encoding olfactory receptor 4L1-like encodes MDLKNGSVVTEFILLGFSGQWELRIFFFVTFSLIYSATVLGNVLIMVTVTFSSTLHSPMYFLLGNLSFLDMCLSTVTTPKMITDLLSEHKIISLWGCMTQMFFMHFFGGAEMTLLIAMAFDRYVAICKPLHYRTIMSHRLLSGFMILSWIIGFIHTMSQMVLTVNLPFCGPNVIDNIFCDLPLVIKLACMETYTLELFVIADSGLLSFICFILLLVSYIVILITVQQKSSGGLSKALSTLSAHMIVVTLFFGPCIFIYAWPFNSFSGNKVLAVFYTVFTPLLNPIIYTLRNQKMKEAMRKLQFQNVIST; translated from the coding sequence ATGGATCTTAAAAATGGATCTGTAGTGACTGAGTTTATTTTACTAGGATTTTCTGGACAATGGGAACTTcggattttcttctttgtaacatTCTCCTTAATCTACAGTGCTACTGTGTTGGGGAATGTTCTCATTATGGTCACAGTGACATTTAGTTCCACCCTTCATTCTCCCATGTACTTCCTCCTTGGAAACCTCTCTTTTTTGGACATGTGTCTCTCCACAGTCACCACACCCAAGATGATCACAGACTTACTCAGTGAACACAAGATCATCTCCTTATGGGGCTGCATGACTCAGATGTTCTTTATGCACTTCTTTGGGGGTGCTGAGATGACTCTTTTGATAGCTATGGCCTTTGACAGATATGTAGCCATATGTAAACCCCTGCACTACAGGACAATCATGAGCCACAGGCTGTTGAGTGGGTTTATGATACTTTCATGGATAATTGGTTTTATACACACCATGAGCCAGATGGTATTAACAGTAAACTTGCCTTTCTGTGGCCCCAATGTCATAGACAATATATTTTGTGACCTTCCCCTTGTGATTAAGCTTGCTTGTATGGAAACATATACCCTGGAATTATTTGTCATTGCTGATAGTGGGCTGCTCTCATTCATCTGTTTCATCCTCCTTCTTGTCTCCTACATTGTCATCCTCATCACCGTACAACAAAAATCATCGGGAGGTCTCTCCAAGGCACtgtccacactgtctgcacaCATGATTGTGGTCACTCTGTTCTTTGGACCTTGTATTTTTATCTATGCCTGGCCATTCAATAGCTTCTCAGGAAATAAAGTCCTTGCTGTATTTTACACTGTTTTCACACCCTTACTAAATCCTATTATTTATACcctgagaaatcagaaaatgaaagaggCCATGAGAAAATTACAGTTCCAAAATGTTATCTCCACATAG
- the LOC101095178 gene encoding olfactory receptor 4K13-like: MPTTKQMEKQNHSMVSEFILLGLTEFRELQLCLFLFFSIIYVVTVLGNLMIIFVVKLDPQLHSPMYFLLANLSFIDMSLASFATPKMICNLISEYKAISYKGCMAQMFFLHLLGGSEMMLLVAMAIDRFIAICKPLHYKNIMNHHVCIGLALFSWTTGFVHTMSQMVFTVTLPFCGPNVVDSFFCDLPRVIRLACTDTYILELLVIAFSGLLALFCFTFLFISYSIILITVQRHSSTRSSKALSTLSTHITVVVLFFGPCIFIYIWPFSKISIDKILSVFYTIFTPLLNPIIYTFRNKDMRKAIRKIKKKHVSPRSTF; encoded by the coding sequence ATGCCAACAACCaaacaaatggagaaacaaaatcatTCCATGGTGTCTGAGTTTATTTTGCTGGGCCTCACAGAGTTTCGTGAGTTACagctttgcttgtttttgtttttttccattatctATGTAGTCACTGTGTTAGGTAACCTCATGATTATCTTTGTAGTAAAACTGGACCCTCAATTACACTCTCCAATGTACTTCCTGCTGGCCAACCTCTCCTTTATTGATATGTCCCTGGCCTCCTTTGCTACTCCTAAAATGATCTGTAACCTAATTAGTGAATATAAGGCTATCTCCTATAAAGGCTGCATGGCCCAGATGTTCTTCCTTCACCTTTTAGGTGGAAGTGAGATGATGTTGCTTGTAGCCATGGCAATTGATAGATTCATTGCTATTTGCAAACCTCTCCATTACAAAAATATCATGAACCATCATGTTTGCATTGGACTTGCACTTTTTTCCTGGACCACTGGTTTTGTACACACTATGAGCCAAATGGTGTTCACAGTAACTTTACCATTCTGTGGTCCCAATGTTGTGGATAGTTTTTTTTGTGATCTGCCTCGGGTCATCAGACTTGCCTGCACTGACACTTACATCCTGGAGCTATTGGTCATTGCATTCAGTGGACTACTTGCTTTGTTCTGTTTCACCTTTCTGTTCATCTCCTATAGCATCATTCTAATTACTGTCCAGCGTCACTCCTCCACCAGGTCTTCCAAGGCTTTGTCCACTCTCTCAACCCACATTACAGTGGTGGTGCTGTTCTTTGGACCTTGCATCTTTATCTACATATGGCCATTCAGCAAGATCTCCATAGATAAGATCCTTTCTGTGTTTTACACCATTTTTACTCCCCTTTTAAATCCAATCATCTACACATTCAGGAATAAAGACATGagaaaagcaataagaaaaataaagaagaagcaTGTGAGTCCCAGATCGACCTTTTAA